One stretch of Lachnospiraceae bacterium oral taxon 096 DNA includes these proteins:
- a CDS encoding ABC-ATPase domain-containing protein, which produces MEKGKDLERELLSLDGRGYPGYKSLKGEYDFGSFILCIDHVQSDPYAPPSKLRVKAKLSTTGITAEMVKTRAERIAISDFLTRTLYQVFQRERGIFMDACGQEVIERSSVIVGESGIEIRFLAEFPAAGRRILGKAAKELLIDKLSAGIKNIQPLSATLNRNLLGHIATFLEQEEIRAWIKKEHLVAFVANGAILPRESGISDRPMKNAKSFVSPKSLQMSLTLRDGKTIEGMGIREGITLIVGGGYHGKSTLLRAIERGVYNHIKGDGREYVITQSDATKIRAEDGRSVQGVDISQFINHLPQKKDTKCFVSENASGSTSQAANVVEAIEAGVGTLLVDEDTSATNFMIRDHRMQTLVSKEKEPITPFVEKIKALYQKQKISTILVVGGSGDYFDAADCVIMLDEYMPLDVTDLAKKIAKGDGRRITESEEFLLPRQRKILKNSFSKAGREDRVRAKGLCTVLYGRESIDLSALEQLVDPEQTSALAVLFDYAKDKILVRDECITKVADKVYQKLEEVGLEGIAPYTSYPGNLVLPRKQEFLAMINRYRGLCVQIIENE; this is translated from the coding sequence ATGGAGAAAGGAAAAGATTTGGAGAGGGAATTGCTTTCCCTCGATGGCAGGGGATATCCTGGATATAAGTCACTAAAGGGTGAATATGATTTTGGATCTTTTATTTTATGTATTGATCATGTGCAGTCCGATCCTTATGCACCGCCATCAAAGTTGCGAGTAAAGGCAAAACTTTCCACCACAGGGATCACGGCAGAGATGGTCAAAACAAGGGCAGAAAGAATTGCGATTTCTGACTTTTTGACGAGAACCTTGTATCAAGTTTTTCAGCGAGAGAGAGGCATCTTTATGGATGCTTGTGGGCAAGAAGTTATAGAAAGAAGTAGTGTTATTGTTGGTGAAAGTGGCATAGAAATCCGATTTTTGGCAGAATTTCCTGCAGCAGGACGAAGGATTCTTGGCAAAGCAGCTAAGGAATTGTTGATTGATAAGTTGAGCGCAGGAATAAAAAATATTCAACCTCTTTCTGCCACATTGAATCGAAATCTTTTGGGACATATTGCAACTTTTCTTGAGCAAGAGGAAATCAGGGCGTGGATAAAAAAAGAACATTTAGTTGCCTTTGTTGCCAATGGGGCAATTTTACCAAGAGAGAGTGGAATTTCGGATCGACCGATGAAAAATGCCAAGAGCTTTGTCTCTCCAAAGAGTTTACAAATGAGTTTGACTTTGCGTGATGGAAAAACCATTGAGGGCATGGGAATTCGAGAGGGGATCACATTGATTGTTGGTGGTGGATATCATGGAAAGAGTACACTTCTTCGTGCCATAGAAAGAGGAGTATATAATCACATTAAAGGTGATGGTCGGGAATATGTCATTACACAGAGTGATGCGACAAAGATTAGGGCAGAAGATGGGCGAAGTGTGCAGGGAGTGGATATCTCTCAATTTATCAATCATTTGCCACAGAAAAAGGACACAAAATGCTTTGTCAGTGAAAATGCCAGCGGAAGCACCTCACAGGCTGCGAATGTCGTCGAGGCCATTGAGGCAGGGGTTGGCACATTGCTGGTGGATGAGGACACTTCGGCAACCAATTTTATGATTCGAGATCATAGAATGCAAACATTGGTTTCTAAGGAAAAGGAGCCAATTACACCATTTGTAGAAAAAATTAAGGCACTCTATCAGAAACAAAAAATTTCAACGATATTGGTTGTCGGTGGAAGTGGCGACTATTTTGATGCAGCAGATTGTGTGATTATGCTCGATGAGTATATGCCTTTAGATGTCACAGATTTGGCCAAAAAAATTGCAAAAGGGGATGGACGAAGGATTACAGAGAGCGAAGAGTTTTTGTTGCCAAGGCAGAGAAAAATATTAAAAAATAGTTTTTCTAAGGCAGGAAGAGAAGACCGAGTTCGTGCAAAGGGGCTTTGTACTGTGTTATATGGCAGAGAAAGCATTGATTTATCAGCTCTTGAACAATTAGTAGATCCTGAGCAGACATCAGCATTGGCTGTACTTTTCGATTATGCCAAGGATAAGATTTTGGTCAGGGATGAGTGCATTACAAAGGTAGCTGACAAGGTTTATCAAAAATTAGAAGAAGTAGGATTGGAGGGGATTGCACCTTATACAAGCTATCCGGGGAATTTGGTTTTGCCAAGAAAACAGGAGTTTTTGGCTATGATCAATCGCTACCGTGGGCTGTGTGTGCAGATCATAGAAAATGAATAA
- a CDS encoding TIGR01440 family protein produces MEDLKKECIEAMEELVEKSDLKPGQIVVIGCSTSEVMGEKIGTHSSEEVAAQIYAGLSSVLEKHGLYMAAQCCEHLNRAIIVEREAVLGKEICNVIPRPKAGGSFATAVYQHMKEPVAVEEIQADAGMDIGDTLIGMHLKRVAVPVRLQVKKIGCANVVAARTRAKYIGGSRAVYDEEL; encoded by the coding sequence ATGGAAGATTTGAAAAAAGAGTGCATAGAGGCAATGGAGGAGTTAGTTGAAAAGAGTGATCTAAAACCTGGGCAAATCGTTGTCATTGGCTGTTCAACAAGTGAAGTGATGGGAGAAAAAATTGGAACCCATTCTAGTGAGGAGGTCGCGGCACAAATTTATGCAGGTCTTTCTTCTGTTTTAGAAAAGCATGGACTTTATATGGCAGCACAGTGCTGTGAACATCTCAATCGTGCGATTATCGTGGAGCGAGAGGCTGTTTTAGGAAAAGAAATCTGCAATGTCATTCCAAGACCAAAGGCCGGAGGTTCCTTTGCCACAGCTGTCTATCAACATATGAAGGAGCCAGTGGCTGTGGAAGAAATTCAGGCAGATGCAGGGATGGACATTGGAGATACTTTGATTGGTATGCATTTAAAGAGAGTGGCTGTACCTGTGCGTCTTCAAGTAAAGAAGATTGGCTGTGCCAATGTAGTGGCAGCACGCACAAGAGCGAAGTACATTGGTGGCAGCAGAGCGGTCTATGATGAGGAGTTATAA
- a CDS encoding tRNA threonylcarbamoyladenosine dehydratase, protein MSRQFARTQLLLGPEAMEKLAHSRVAVFGVGGVGGYVCEALARSGVGAFDLIDDDKVCLTNINRQIIATRKTIGKYKAEVMRERILDINPSADIRVYKCFFLPENADEFPFDEYDYVVDAVDTVTAKIELVMKAQEKGVRIISSMGAGNKLDASAFRVADIYKTKVCPLAKVMRRELKKRGVKKLKVVYSEEKALTPLEDESISCRSNCVCPPGTEHKCTDRRAIPGSVAFVPPVAGLIIAGEVIKDLCEIKR, encoded by the coding sequence ATGTCAAGACAATTTGCGAGGACGCAATTATTACTCGGTCCAGAGGCAATGGAAAAATTAGCCCATTCTCGAGTGGCTGTTTTTGGTGTGGGTGGCGTTGGAGGCTATGTGTGCGAGGCCTTGGCTCGCAGTGGTGTGGGAGCATTTGATTTGATTGATGATGATAAGGTGTGTTTGACCAATATCAATCGACAAATTATTGCGACAAGAAAGACAATTGGGAAATACAAGGCCGAGGTGATGAGGGAACGAATTTTGGATATTAATCCAAGTGCCGATATTCGAGTGTACAAATGTTTTTTTCTTCCTGAAAATGCTGATGAATTTCCGTTTGATGAGTATGACTATGTGGTAGATGCGGTGGATACGGTGACTGCAAAAATTGAGTTGGTGATGAAGGCACAGGAAAAGGGCGTGAGAATAATAAGCAGTATGGGAGCTGGAAATAAGCTCGATGCCAGTGCATTTCGTGTGGCAGATATCTATAAGACCAAAGTATGTCCATTGGCCAAAGTGATGAGAAGAGAGCTAAAAAAGCGTGGAGTAAAGAAGCTGAAGGTAGTTTATTCGGAGGAAAAAGCTTTGACCCCTTTGGAGGATGAATCCATCAGCTGTAGAAGCAATTGTGTGTGTCCGCCAGGGACAGAACATAAATGCACAGATCGAAGGGCAATTCCAGGAAGTGTTGCCTTTGTTCCACCTGTAGCTGGACTCATTATTGCAGGAGAAGTGATCAAAGATCTCTGTGAAATAAAGAGATAG
- a CDS encoding tetratricopeptide repeat protein, with amino-acid sequence MAALFLFVIVVIFLTWLWNFFQKKPSKEQGKLYRQAFVKRRKYKFRLYLAILYINNGFYRQAESLLSVLRFYVVTNEDKKTVYYFLADVYYHLGNYERAQKLLLKSIDISTKDTAMELHLLACCARDNDEKNLANDALERLVDVGARENVEDAVNFYIGMKDMDRAKQDLKKLQRNLKNSTTAKRYYVLAAKIAHMEGDKKKREHYLKKYAARGGDEKALRWRLKRRR; translated from the coding sequence ATGGCGGCATTATTTTTATTTGTGATTGTTGTGATTTTTCTGACCTGGCTGTGGAATTTTTTCCAAAAAAAACCAAGCAAAGAACAGGGAAAATTATATCGTCAGGCCTTTGTTAAGCGAAGAAAATATAAATTTCGCCTCTATTTGGCTATATTATACATTAATAATGGCTTTTATCGCCAGGCCGAATCATTGCTATCTGTCTTGCGCTTTTATGTGGTGACCAATGAAGATAAAAAGACAGTGTATTATTTTTTGGCAGATGTCTACTATCATCTGGGAAATTATGAGCGGGCTCAGAAATTACTATTAAAGTCCATAGATATTTCGACAAAGGACACCGCAATGGAATTACATTTGCTTGCTTGTTGTGCAAGAGACAATGATGAAAAGAATTTGGCCAATGATGCACTAGAGCGATTGGTAGATGTGGGGGCAAGGGAAAATGTAGAAGATGCAGTAAATTTTTATATTGGAATGAAGGATATGGATCGCGCAAAGCAAGATTTAAAAAAGTTACAGAGAAATCTCAAAAATTCAACAACGGCAAAGCGATACTATGTTCTTGCGGCAAAGATTGCACATATGGAAGGCGACAAAAAGAAGAGAGAGCATTATCTAAAGAAGTATGCCGCTCGTGGAGGGGATGAAAAAGCCCTCCGCTGGCGCCTCAAGCGTAGAAGATAG
- a CDS encoding NUDIX hydrolase → MRESLYRQIQEFKPWNEQEEVDKEVILHLLETQEDIFFRSNLIAHMTASAWVLNRKHNKALLAWHNIYQALTWLGGHADGEEDLLAVAMREVKEESGITRVHPITENIFSLEILNVLGHEKRGKYVPSHLHVNITYLLEADETEKLSIKPDENSDVRWVCLPEGFHTQEKWMAERIFEKLRQKLEKWG, encoded by the coding sequence ATGAGAGAGAGTTTATATCGACAAATTCAAGAATTTAAACCGTGGAATGAACAGGAAGAAGTGGACAAAGAAGTGATTCTACATCTTTTAGAGACACAGGAAGACATTTTTTTTCGAAGCAATCTCATTGCTCATATGACAGCATCGGCTTGGGTTTTAAATCGAAAGCACAATAAGGCCTTGCTCGCTTGGCATAACATTTATCAGGCGTTAACTTGGCTCGGCGGTCACGCTGATGGGGAGGAGGACCTTTTGGCCGTGGCCATGCGTGAAGTTAAGGAAGAGAGTGGAATTACACGAGTACATCCTATTACTGAGAATATTTTTTCATTGGAAATTTTAAATGTTCTTGGGCATGAAAAGAGAGGAAAGTATGTACCGTCTCATCTTCATGTCAATATTACTTACTTGTTAGAGGCGGATGAAACAGAGAAATTGTCCATTAAGCCCGATGAAAATAGTGATGTGCGTTGGGTTTGTTTACCAGAAGGATTTCACACTCAGGAAAAATGGATGGCTGAGCGTATTTTTGAGAAATTGAGACAAAAACTAGAAAAATGGGGATAG
- a CDS encoding toxic anion resistance protein, which yields MSENNDFGFDMKAEAPTLTLEPDLSAPIVSEEKDIQTTETAKAELAQKEQLSPEELKMVDDFAQKIDITNSQMILQYGAGTQKKVAEFSEKALETVKTKDIGEVGNMLASVVTELRTMDDSGKDSKGFLGFFKKKTNELAAYKARYEKAEVNIDRIASELEKHQVILLKDISMLDKMYEVNLAHFKELTLYIAAGKKKLEEARRVDLAKLTEKAKQTGLQEDTQAAKDFADMCNRFEKKIYDLELSKAVALQTAPQIRLIQSNDTVMTEKIQSTLVNTIPLWKSQMVIAIGLNHSQQAAKAQAAVSNATNEMLKKNAELLHTATIETAKESERGIIDIETLKSTNQTLISTLDEVLKIQEDGREKRKNAEIELQNIENTMRAKLLDMSKQQANINRQ from the coding sequence ATGAGCGAAAATAATGATTTTGGTTTTGATATGAAGGCGGAGGCACCAACATTGACTTTGGAGCCAGATTTGAGTGCCCCTATTGTTTCTGAGGAGAAGGATATCCAAACTACAGAGACAGCCAAGGCTGAACTTGCCCAAAAGGAGCAATTGAGCCCAGAAGAATTAAAGATGGTGGATGATTTTGCACAAAAAATTGATATCACCAATTCTCAAATGATTTTGCAGTATGGAGCAGGAACGCAAAAGAAGGTAGCCGAGTTTTCAGAAAAGGCTCTAGAGACCGTAAAAACAAAGGATATCGGTGAGGTTGGCAATATGTTGGCCAGCGTGGTCACAGAGTTAAGGACAATGGATGACTCAGGAAAAGATAGCAAGGGCTTTTTGGGATTTTTTAAGAAAAAAACTAATGAACTGGCTGCTTACAAGGCGAGATATGAAAAGGCAGAGGTCAATATTGATCGCATAGCATCGGAGCTTGAAAAGCATCAAGTTATTCTTTTAAAGGATATCAGTATGTTAGACAAGATGTATGAGGTGAATCTTGCTCACTTTAAGGAGTTGACACTTTATATTGCAGCGGGAAAGAAAAAGCTTGAGGAGGCAAGAAGAGTGGATCTTGCAAAACTCACAGAAAAGGCAAAACAGACAGGACTGCAGGAGGACACACAGGCGGCAAAGGACTTTGCTGATATGTGCAATCGCTTTGAAAAGAAAATCTATGACCTTGAGCTATCAAAAGCTGTAGCTTTACAGACAGCTCCACAGATTCGTTTAATTCAGAGCAATGACACAGTGATGACAGAGAAGATTCAATCTACACTTGTGAATACCATTCCGCTGTGGAAGAGTCAAATGGTCATTGCCATTGGTCTTAATCACTCTCAACAGGCGGCAAAGGCACAGGCAGCAGTTTCTAATGCAACAAATGAGATGCTAAAGAAAAATGCAGAACTATTGCACACGGCAACGATTGAGACGGCAAAGGAATCCGAGCGAGGCATTATTGATATTGAGACATTAAAGTCAACCAACCAGACATTGATCTCTACATTGGATGAAGTGCTAAAGATTCAAGAAGATGGCAGAGAGAAGAGAAAAAATGCCGAAATTGAGTTACAAAATATTGAAAATACCATGCGTGCAAAGCTCCTTGATATGAGTAAGCAGCAAGCAAATATCAATCGTCAGTAG
- a CDS encoding 5-bromo-4-chloroindolyl phosphate hydrolysis family protein: MENKYDKDDWTHVGDEVADTVQKAIQSGIYTNLSRHVGSFAGDLLKEVKRKVVPRVNRKGEGLALMKVIIGAIFGLFPAPFLLIAFFGLLPEYNGAAFITLFILGLIDAFFVLMFCKGMKKLKALKLAQRYDDYMRIRTVIEVETLAMGMHASERKTRKNLRYMIREGIFEQGHLDSTQQFFMIDDRTYNDFVDATRKKKEEQDKVKVEDARMQTTLDASDLTPEQKKQWKKAIEDGESYIAEFQRQKSAISEPQMKKHLEDINKVLVDIFEKLKARPAQIAQMRRFMEYYLPTTKKLVQKYQEFNQIDSPGEDVLEAKQEIEKTMGTIYVAFVEMRNNLFINDVYDVTTDAEALRTMLAKDSLVKDEWKR, from the coding sequence ATGGAAAACAAATATGACAAGGATGATTGGACTCATGTTGGTGATGAAGTAGCTGACACTGTACAGAAGGCAATTCAGTCGGGCATCTACACAAATTTGAGTCGACATGTGGGATCTTTTGCTGGAGACTTATTGAAAGAAGTCAAGAGAAAAGTAGTTCCGAGAGTGAATCGAAAGGGAGAGGGGCTTGCATTGATGAAGGTAATTATCGGTGCAATTTTTGGCCTCTTTCCGGCACCATTTTTGCTTATTGCCTTCTTTGGTTTATTGCCTGAGTACAATGGTGCGGCCTTTATTACACTGTTTATATTGGGACTTATCGATGCCTTTTTTGTTTTGATGTTTTGTAAGGGAATGAAAAAGTTAAAAGCATTAAAGTTGGCACAAAGGTATGATGACTATATGAGAATTCGCACAGTGATCGAAGTGGAAACTCTCGCTATGGGTATGCATGCATCGGAGAGAAAGACAAGAAAGAACCTGCGCTATATGATTCGGGAGGGAATCTTTGAACAAGGCCATCTCGACAGTACTCAACAATTTTTTATGATTGATGACCGCACCTACAATGATTTTGTGGATGCAACTAGAAAGAAAAAAGAAGAGCAGGACAAGGTGAAGGTAGAAGATGCAAGGATGCAAACGACGCTAGATGCCAGTGATTTAACTCCAGAGCAAAAGAAACAGTGGAAAAAGGCCATTGAGGACGGCGAGAGCTATATTGCAGAGTTTCAAAGGCAAAAGAGTGCGATATCTGAGCCTCAGATGAAGAAGCATTTAGAGGATATCAATAAAGTTTTAGTTGATATTTTTGAAAAATTAAAGGCTAGACCAGCACAGATTGCACAAATGCGTAGGTTTATGGAGTATTATTTGCCGACAACCAAGAAGCTGGTACAAAAGTATCAAGAGTTTAACCAAATCGATTCCCCGGGAGAAGATGTTCTTGAGGCAAAGCAAGAAATTGAGAAGACCATGGGTACAATTTATGTGGCATTTGTGGAAATGCGAAATAATTTATTTATCAATGATGTCTATGATGTCACAACCGATGCAGAGGCATTGAGGACAATGTTAGCTAAGGACAGCTTAGTAAAAGATGAGTGGAAGCGATAG
- a CDS encoding succinylglutamate desuccinylase/aspartoacylase family protein: MRKLQEILEKIKPQTKSKWEWQILPELKMPVWVVKGNQSGKVLAISAGVHGCEYVGIAAVKRAFESLDADKISGMILFFPLINAAGFYQGKKQIMPLDEERKNLNRIFPGKRDGTLAERLAHRLEEQLYPEIDFLLDLHGGDIDEDMQDLLFFSENVSKTVRDVAENIASCMPIPYRLCSQAENGFYSRAAKMGTPALLLEIGSGGKFCDEEVIRCLECIEVAQRALGIVQGEVSVNQEQKCSQRTEYVFAASDGFWHRMAKAGDRVKKGDVLGEIKSLEDVLLQRVIAKFDGVVWYGQTGFGVSSQTHLLAYGAEE, translated from the coding sequence GTGAGAAAGTTACAAGAAATTTTAGAAAAGATAAAGCCACAAACAAAGAGCAAGTGGGAGTGGCAGATTTTACCTGAATTAAAGATGCCTGTTTGGGTTGTTAAGGGAAATCAGTCGGGAAAAGTTTTGGCCATTAGTGCAGGTGTACACGGATGTGAATATGTGGGAATTGCAGCAGTAAAGCGAGCGTTTGAAAGCCTAGATGCAGACAAAATTAGCGGAATGATTTTGTTTTTTCCACTAATCAATGCGGCAGGATTTTATCAGGGAAAAAAGCAGATTATGCCATTGGATGAAGAAAGAAAAAATCTTAATCGAATATTTCCAGGGAAAAGGGATGGAACACTGGCTGAGCGATTGGCTCATCGATTAGAGGAACAGCTCTATCCGGAAATTGATTTTTTGCTCGATTTACATGGTGGGGACATTGATGAAGATATGCAAGATCTTCTCTTTTTCTCAGAAAATGTATCAAAGACTGTGAGAGATGTAGCAGAGAATATTGCCAGCTGTATGCCTATTCCGTATCGTCTCTGTTCGCAGGCGGAAAATGGATTTTACAGTAGAGCGGCGAAAATGGGAACTCCTGCACTTTTATTGGAGATTGGAAGTGGGGGAAAGTTTTGTGATGAAGAGGTTATTCGCTGCCTAGAGTGCATCGAGGTGGCTCAAAGAGCATTGGGCATTGTACAGGGAGAGGTCAGTGTTAATCAAGAACAAAAGTGTAGTCAAAGGACAGAGTATGTGTTTGCAGCCAGTGATGGATTTTGGCATCGAATGGCAAAGGCCGGAGATAGAGTAAAGAAGGGGGATGTTTTAGGAGAAATTAAAAGTCTTGAAGATGTTCTCTTACAGAGAGTGATTGCCAAATTTGATGGTGTGGTATGGTATGGACAGACGGGTTTTGGTGTATCAAGTCAGACTCATCTTCTTGCGTATGGGGCAGAAGAATAG
- the tnpB gene encoding IS200/IS605 family element transposase accessory protein TnpB produces the protein MEYTKGYKFRIYPTKAQVQTIEQTLGCCRFVYNHFLALRMESWKTKKESVTYVQTSALLTELKNHPDYVWLKAVDSMALQESLRNLDRSYQNFFKKIAKYPRFKSKHNHRQSYRTRNQGNGIRIEGEKLHLPRLGLVKIKLSREFEGKIQNATISRTASGKYYVSLCVTADIENFLARNEGGEVGIDVGLKEFCSDSNGNVVENPCILKRLSKKLAREQRKLSRKKKESKNRSKQRKLVARIHERISNARKDFLHKISTKLVRENQTIGIEDLQVKNMMKNHKLAKAISDVSWAEFFRMLEYKAVLYGTDVIQVPTFYPSSQTCSVCGERNTETKNLAVRDWICKKCGAHHDRDVNAAKNILAKAKEIQAA, from the coding sequence GTGGAATATACGAAAGGCTATAAATTCAGAATCTATCCGACAAAGGCACAGGTACAGACAATCGAACAAACACTTGGTTGCTGTCGTTTCGTATACAATCACTTCCTAGCTTTGCGCATGGAATCTTGGAAAACGAAAAAAGAATCTGTGACGTATGTGCAGACGAGCGCACTCCTTACAGAACTCAAAAACCATCCAGACTATGTGTGGCTAAAAGCTGTGGACAGCATGGCTCTGCAAGAATCCTTGCGGAATCTTGACCGTAGCTATCAGAATTTCTTCAAGAAAATTGCAAAATATCCAAGGTTCAAATCCAAGCACAACCATCGGCAATCGTATCGTACCCGTAACCAAGGAAACGGGATTCGTATAGAGGGCGAAAAACTGCATCTCCCACGGCTTGGACTGGTAAAAATCAAACTGTCACGGGAATTTGAGGGCAAGATCCAAAATGCCACCATATCGCGGACGGCATCGGGAAAATACTACGTTTCCCTTTGCGTGACAGCAGATATAGAAAATTTCCTTGCTCGCAACGAAGGAGGAGAAGTTGGCATTGATGTCGGATTGAAAGAATTTTGTTCGGACAGCAACGGTAATGTCGTAGAAAATCCTTGTATTCTGAAACGATTGAGCAAGAAATTAGCAAGAGAGCAAAGAAAATTGTCCCGAAAAAAGAAAGAGAGCAAAAATCGTAGCAAGCAAAGAAAACTCGTTGCTAGAATACACGAAAGAATATCAAATGCCAGAAAGGATTTCCTGCATAAAATCTCGACAAAGCTGGTGCGTGAAAACCAAACCATCGGCATAGAGGATTTGCAGGTGAAGAACATGATGAAGAATCACAAGCTGGCAAAAGCGATTTCCGATGTAAGCTGGGCAGAGTTTTTTCGTATGCTGGAATACAAGGCGGTACTCTACGGAACAGATGTCATTCAAGTGCCGACCTTCTATCCAAGTTCGCAAACCTGCTCCGTATGCGGTGAGAGAAATACGGAAACGAAAAATCTTGCCGTTCGGGACTGGATTTGCAAAAAGTGCGGAGCGCACCATGACAGAGATGTGAATGCCGCCAAGAATATCCTAGCTAAGGCAAAGGAAATTCAAGCGGCATAA
- the tnpA gene encoding IS200/IS605 family transposase, translated as MKYKSNHNVVYSCKYHVVWCPKYRRKVLVNGVDVRLKELISAICQEISVDVIEMEIMPDHVHLLLEVDPQFGIHKAVKTIKGRTSRVLRTEFPWLRSRIPTLWTNSYFVSTVGGAPLAMVKQYIENQKISQRG; from the coding sequence ATGAAATATAAATCAAACCACAATGTCGTATATTCCTGTAAGTATCACGTTGTATGGTGTCCCAAATATCGTCGCAAGGTACTGGTCAATGGCGTTGATGTAAGGCTAAAGGAGCTCATTTCTGCCATATGTCAAGAAATCAGTGTCGATGTCATCGAAATGGAAATCATGCCAGACCATGTACATTTGCTTTTAGAGGTAGACCCACAATTTGGCATACACAAGGCAGTGAAAACTATTAAAGGCAGAACCTCCCGGGTTTTACGCACAGAATTTCCATGGCTGAGGAGCAGAATACCAACCCTTTGGACAAACTCCTACTTCGTATCAACGGTAGGCGGTGCACCACTTGCCATGGTGAAACAGTATATCGAAAATCAAAAAATATCGCAGAGGGGGTGA